A genomic region of Microlunatus sagamiharensis contains the following coding sequences:
- a CDS encoding class I SAM-dependent methyltransferase — translation MTQPEAFFEPGFAEGGGQLHTREGEVWDLPVQTWDADAGPGDERLLARCAGSTLDVGCGPGRMAAALGARGVRALGVDVSPSAIAMARSRGAIALNRDVFSLGRSAQRWRHVLLVDGNVGIGGDPVRLLWLCRELLSPGGTVLVDVAPPGHGLQVTTAQLVGSRGPGAWFAWAVLGLDALEVVAAAAGLDVAEAWLVEDEQRWQAELVPATRWPAPGGEVRS, via the coding sequence GTGACGCAGCCCGAGGCGTTCTTCGAACCCGGCTTCGCCGAGGGCGGCGGCCAGCTCCACACCCGTGAGGGCGAGGTCTGGGACCTGCCCGTGCAGACCTGGGACGCCGACGCCGGCCCCGGGGACGAGCGCCTGCTGGCCCGCTGCGCCGGCTCGACCCTCGACGTCGGCTGCGGGCCCGGCCGGATGGCCGCCGCGCTGGGCGCCCGCGGCGTGCGGGCGCTCGGGGTCGACGTGTCCCCGTCGGCGATCGCCATGGCGCGCTCGCGGGGCGCGATCGCGCTCAACCGCGACGTCTTCTCGCTGGGCCGCAGCGCCCAGCGCTGGCGCCACGTCCTGCTGGTCGACGGCAACGTCGGCATCGGCGGGGACCCCGTCCGGCTGCTGTGGCTCTGCCGCGAGCTCCTCAGCCCCGGGGGCACCGTCCTCGTCGACGTGGCCCCGCCCGGCCACGGGTTGCAGGTGACCACCGCACAGCTCGTCGGCTCCCGTGGTCCGGGAGCCTGGTTCGCCTGGGCCGTGCTGGGGCTGGACGCGCTCGAGGTCGTCGCCGCGGCGGCCGGCCTGGACGTCGCCGAGGCCTGGCTCGTCGAGGACGAGCAGCGCTGGCAGGCCGAGCTCGTGCCGGCGACGCGGTGGCCCGCCCCGGGCGGAGAGGTGCGGTCATGA
- a CDS encoding NADP-dependent oxidoreductase, whose amino-acid sequence MPSSTQVQLVRRPRGWPTEEDFRTVSVELGDLAPGQVRVRNEFLSVDPYMRGRMNDGPSYAPPYALGETMTGAAVGRVEESTSDELPVGALVLHGLGWRDVTQADASAFRRVEEIPGGPSSLHLGLFGMPGLTAYAGLTAVAGLREGERVFVSGAAGAVGTAAGQIARLLGARTVIGSAGSAEKVALLTSRYGYDVALNYKEAPIREQLRAAAPEGIDVFFDNVGGDHLEAALDVLNPNGRAAVCGSISAYNDSAPKPGPDNLSRIVTRTLTLRGFLVGQHPDLADEYREAVTRWFAAGELAYDETVVDGVENAVTAFLSMLRGGNTGKMVVRV is encoded by the coding sequence GTGCCGTCCAGCACCCAGGTCCAGCTCGTCCGCCGCCCCCGGGGATGGCCGACCGAGGAGGACTTCCGCACCGTCAGCGTCGAGCTCGGCGACCTCGCGCCCGGTCAGGTCCGGGTCCGCAACGAGTTCCTGTCGGTCGACCCCTACATGCGCGGGCGGATGAACGACGGCCCCAGCTACGCACCGCCGTACGCGCTGGGCGAGACGATGACGGGCGCGGCCGTCGGCCGGGTCGAGGAGTCGACGAGCGATGAGCTGCCCGTGGGGGCGCTGGTGCTGCACGGGCTGGGCTGGCGCGACGTCACCCAGGCCGACGCCAGCGCCTTCCGCCGGGTGGAGGAGATCCCCGGCGGCCCGAGCTCGCTGCACCTCGGCCTGTTCGGCATGCCCGGGCTGACGGCGTACGCCGGGCTGACCGCGGTCGCCGGTCTGCGCGAGGGCGAGCGGGTCTTCGTCTCCGGTGCGGCGGGAGCCGTCGGTACCGCGGCCGGTCAGATCGCCCGGCTGCTGGGCGCGCGGACCGTCATCGGCTCGGCGGGCTCGGCGGAGAAGGTCGCGCTGCTGACGTCGCGGTACGGCTACGACGTCGCCCTGAACTACAAGGAGGCGCCGATCCGCGAGCAGCTGCGCGCCGCGGCGCCCGAGGGCATCGACGTCTTCTTCGACAACGTCGGGGGCGACCACCTCGAGGCCGCGCTCGACGTCCTGAACCCGAACGGTCGCGCCGCGGTCTGCGGGTCCATCTCCGCGTACAACGACAGCGCGCCCAAGCCCGGCCCCGACAACCTCAGCCGCATCGTCACCCGCACGCTGACCCTGCGCGGCTTCCTGGTCGGCCAGCACCCCGACCTCGCCGACGAGTACCGCGAGGCGGTGACACGCTGGTTCGCCGCGGGGGAGCTCGCCTACGACGAGACGGTCGTCGACGGCGTCGAGAACGCGGTGACGGCCTTCCTCTCCATGCTGCGCGGCGGCAACACCGGCAAGATGGTCGTCCGCGTCTGA
- a CDS encoding glycosyltransferase family 2 protein has translation MSVTVVLPCLDEAAALPGVLAAVPEGWPVLVVDNGSVDGSPELAARLGARVVHEARRGYGAPVHTGIEAAGTELVAVLDCDGSLDPAELVGPVETVLRGEADLVVGRRQVVQSRSWPWHARAGNAVLAALIRASTGVAVHDIAPVRVARRQALLDLGIEDRRFGYPLETVLAAAQAGWRVVEVDVTYRRRAAGGKSKVSGSVRGTLRVLQDFTAVLRRRAFRRHPSGATAPNPLT, from the coding sequence GTGAGCGTGACCGTCGTCCTGCCGTGCCTCGACGAGGCGGCCGCCCTGCCCGGCGTCCTCGCCGCCGTGCCCGAGGGCTGGCCCGTGCTCGTGGTGGACAACGGCTCCGTGGACGGCAGCCCCGAGCTGGCCGCGCGCCTGGGTGCGCGGGTCGTGCACGAGGCGCGCCGGGGCTACGGCGCTCCCGTGCACACGGGCATCGAGGCGGCCGGGACCGAGCTGGTGGCCGTGCTGGACTGCGACGGTTCGCTGGACCCGGCCGAGCTGGTCGGACCCGTGGAGACCGTGCTGCGCGGGGAGGCCGACCTCGTGGTCGGACGGCGCCAGGTCGTCCAGAGCCGCTCCTGGCCGTGGCACGCCCGCGCCGGCAACGCCGTCCTCGCCGCGCTGATCCGGGCCTCGACCGGCGTCGCCGTCCACGACATCGCCCCCGTCCGAGTGGCGCGGCGCCAGGCGCTGCTCGACCTCGGGATCGAGGACCGCCGGTTCGGCTACCCGCTCGAGACGGTGCTGGCCGCCGCGCAGGCCGGCTGGCGGGTCGTCGAGGTCGACGTGACCTACCGCCGCCGCGCCGCCGGCGGGAAGTCGAAGGTCAGCGGCTCGGTCCGCGGCACGCTGCGCGTCCTGCAGGACTTCACCGCCGTGCTGCGTCGCCGGGCCTTCCGACGTCATCCGTCCGGCGCCACCGCTCCGAACCCCCTCACGTGA
- a CDS encoding Lrp/AsnC family transcriptional regulator, which yields MNRQILGLLQEDPRLSMAALARQVGMSTSAVTERVDRLRSDGVVVGWRLEVDPAAIGLPVTAYARMRPGPGQLAKVTALVPDVAEVTECHRITGDDCFLLKLQVASMAHLAEVLDRLSVHGQLTTSIVVSTPVPLRSVALPPG from the coding sequence GTGAACCGGCAGATCCTCGGCCTGCTGCAGGAGGACCCCCGGCTCTCGATGGCCGCGCTGGCCCGGCAGGTCGGGATGAGCACGTCGGCCGTGACCGAGCGGGTCGACCGGCTGAGGAGCGACGGGGTGGTCGTCGGCTGGCGGCTCGAGGTCGACCCGGCGGCGATCGGGCTGCCGGTGACCGCGTACGCCCGCATGCGCCCCGGTCCCGGTCAGCTGGCCAAGGTGACCGCGCTCGTCCCCGACGTCGCCGAGGTCACGGAGTGCCACCGGATCACGGGCGACGACTGCTTCCTGCTAAAGCTGCAGGTCGCCTCGATGGCGCACCTCGCCGAGGTCCTCGACCGGCTGTCGGTGCACGGGCAGCTCACGACCTCGATCGTCGTGTCGACGCCCGTCCCGCTCCGCTCGGTCGCGCTGCCCCCGGGCTGA
- a CDS encoding MSCRAMM family protein yields the protein MRIPRHRAALLPALVGLLTLLGLVVAPAPGASAASAGWADVTFDGSANDWSGTLRQRATGFPAATITSDSAGGSAVGRQSGSSTYLSTSTPVGDVYGSSKGRPYLNLRPYTANGSGVPGTSTTTYAFDAPTPAGGWTFVLGDVDADAVTVSATGPGGVPVDPADLGFRSVFNYCGSGTCTANDDVPSWDEAEATLTGNASATDTNGASAWFEPQVPLETLTLVFTRRAGFPVYQTWFAAQAFDLTGTVDAPAEVREGLTVRLFAPDGRVVEETTTDAEGAYRFDRLATYDGYRVALVRPTGYTSDDPLSRTVDLSTSDRVADFSLRAIVPTAVSGTVLLSDGDPVPGVTVTLTGPGGERTVVTGADGAYVIDELAVGEGYTLTATPPPGTTTSGPRTFAVPPDSEEPVEGQDFTITPQPTGTLGGTVRVEDGGTASGVRVVVTGPDGVKRVAVTDGDGRWSVDDLPPGDYTATVEPPDGATVVGDATLRATVPADGGTVRGLDFVLDAPAPPATFSASGTVVDEAGMAFRGVDVTVVDPDGEPYATVTTGEDGTWQVDDLLAGEGWTATVEPPEGYEAQDGDSLAFDVTDADTTGLDFVLVRETSTGGGGGTEPVSGGSGGGSGGSSSPALAQTGGPDLALLLLGLGATAGAVVLLRRPSTRRE from the coding sequence GTGCGAATCCCCCGGCACCGCGCGGCCCTGCTGCCTGCCCTCGTCGGGCTGCTGACGCTGCTCGGGCTGGTCGTGGCGCCCGCCCCGGGCGCGTCCGCCGCCTCGGCCGGCTGGGCGGACGTCACCTTCGACGGCAGCGCCAACGACTGGTCGGGCACCCTGCGGCAGCGGGCGACCGGCTTCCCGGCGGCGACGATCACCAGCGACTCGGCCGGCGGGTCGGCCGTGGGCCGCCAGAGCGGCAGCTCGACCTACCTGTCCACCTCGACCCCCGTCGGCGACGTCTACGGCTCCAGCAAGGGCCGGCCGTACCTGAACCTGCGCCCCTACACCGCCAACGGCTCCGGGGTGCCGGGCACCTCGACGACGACGTACGCCTTCGACGCGCCGACGCCGGCCGGCGGGTGGACCTTCGTCCTCGGCGACGTCGACGCGGACGCCGTCACGGTCTCGGCGACCGGGCCCGGCGGCGTGCCGGTCGACCCGGCCGACCTCGGCTTCCGCTCGGTCTTCAACTACTGCGGCTCCGGGACGTGCACGGCGAACGACGACGTCCCGAGCTGGGACGAGGCGGAGGCGACGCTCACCGGGAACGCGAGCGCCACCGACACCAACGGCGCCTCGGCCTGGTTCGAGCCGCAGGTGCCGCTGGAGACCTTGACCCTCGTCTTCACCCGCCGAGCCGGCTTCCCCGTCTACCAGACCTGGTTCGCCGCGCAGGCATTCGACCTGACGGGCACGGTCGACGCCCCGGCCGAGGTCCGGGAGGGGCTGACCGTGCGGCTCTTCGCCCCCGACGGTCGGGTCGTCGAGGAGACGACGACCGACGCCGAGGGGGCCTACCGCTTCGACCGGCTGGCCACGTACGACGGCTACCGCGTCGCGCTCGTCCGCCCGACGGGCTACACCTCCGACGACCCGCTGAGCCGCACCGTCGACCTCAGCACCTCCGACCGCGTCGCCGACTTCTCCCTGCGGGCGATCGTGCCGACCGCCGTCTCCGGCACCGTGCTCTTGTCCGACGGCGATCCCGTGCCCGGCGTGACCGTCACCCTGACCGGACCGGGCGGCGAGCGCACGGTCGTGACCGGCGCGGACGGGGCGTACGTGATCGACGAGCTGGCGGTGGGCGAGGGCTACACCCTGACGGCGACGCCACCGCCCGGCACCACCACCTCGGGCCCGCGCACCTTCGCCGTGCCGCCGGACAGCGAGGAGCCCGTCGAGGGGCAGGACTTCACGATCACCCCGCAGCCCACCGGGACCCTGGGCGGGACGGTGCGCGTCGAGGACGGCGGCACCGCCTCGGGGGTCCGGGTCGTGGTGACCGGGCCCGACGGCGTGAAGCGGGTCGCCGTCACCGACGGCGACGGGCGCTGGTCGGTGGACGACCTGCCGCCCGGGGACTACACCGCCACGGTCGAACCGCCGGACGGCGCCACCGTCGTCGGCGACGCGACGCTCAGGGCCACGGTGCCGGCGGACGGCGGCACGGTCCGCGGCCTCGACTTCGTCCTGGACGCCCCCGCCCCGCCCGCGACCTTCAGCGCGTCCGGCACGGTCGTCGACGAGGCGGGCATGGCCTTCCGCGGGGTCGACGTCACCGTGGTCGACCCGGACGGCGAGCCGTACGCGACCGTCACCACCGGCGAGGACGGCACCTGGCAGGTGGACGACCTGCTGGCCGGTGAGGGGTGGACGGCGACCGTCGAGCCGCCGGAGGGCTACGAGGCCCAGGACGGCGACAGCCTCGCCTTCGACGTGACCGACGCCGACACCACGGGCCTCGACTTCGTCCTCGTCCGCGAGACCAGCACCGGCGGCGGGGGTGGCACCGAGCCGGTCAGCGGCGGCTCGGGCGGCGGCTCGGGCGGCAGCTCCAGCCCGGCCCTGGCCCAGACCGGCGGCCCCGACCTGGCCCTGCTCCTCCTCGGCCTCGGCGCCACGGCCGGCGCCGTCGTCCTCCTCCGCCGCCCGTCCACCCGCCGAGAGTGA
- a CDS encoding sensor histidine kinase, with the protein MEGLWSYLRRKPLQRRVTALTVLFVLLAIIVSNLAGYVALRQTLYRASQSIALTVADDLLPEVTASMQGPGVLSPDVRQAGGVIVEVVDAQGRVVRVPGETAELVLDPQDLASAAPDGPRTRRTGVDTQGTPYVVAAVPVGTTGYALVVARPLGPVLGILATERLIVLLVVLGGTLGAAVAGIFVARAALRPVRELTAAVQTVTDTKNFQPITIKYAFGDLSVLAASFNQLLRTVTRMRERQGRLVADAGHELRTPLTSLTTNVDLLSSDLQKGHLSEAQRSQILGDVRAQLGELTDLVGDLVQLSRDDAAGAFVPLDLRDVVQAAVERVRRRAADRTFDVVLDEFHVVGDAAGLERTVTNLLDNAVKWSPAGSTIRVRLEGNRLRVADSGPGIAEADLPYVFDRFFRGSSARRTPGTGLGLSIVAKTVEDHGGTVTAGRSDDGGAEFTVQLPGVTHVDAIPAVLVPAAVG; encoded by the coding sequence GTGGAAGGTCTCTGGAGCTACTTGCGGCGCAAGCCGCTGCAGCGTCGGGTGACGGCGCTCACCGTCCTGTTCGTGCTGCTCGCGATCATCGTCTCCAACCTGGCGGGCTACGTCGCCCTGCGCCAGACGCTCTACCGCGCCTCGCAGTCCATCGCCCTCACCGTCGCCGACGACCTCCTCCCCGAGGTCACCGCCTCGATGCAGGGTCCAGGTGTGCTGAGCCCGGACGTGCGTCAGGCCGGCGGCGTGATCGTCGAGGTGGTCGACGCCCAGGGCCGGGTGGTCCGGGTGCCGGGGGAGACCGCTGAGCTCGTCCTCGACCCGCAGGACCTGGCCTCCGCGGCGCCCGACGGGCCGCGCACCCGCCGGACCGGTGTGGACACGCAGGGCACGCCGTACGTGGTCGCGGCCGTCCCCGTCGGCACGACCGGCTACGCGCTCGTCGTCGCCCGTCCGCTCGGGCCGGTGCTGGGCATCCTGGCCACGGAGCGGCTGATCGTCCTGCTCGTGGTCCTGGGCGGCACGCTCGGCGCCGCCGTCGCCGGCATCTTCGTGGCGCGCGCGGCCCTGCGCCCGGTGCGCGAGCTGACCGCGGCCGTGCAGACCGTGACCGACACCAAGAACTTCCAGCCGATCACCATCAAGTACGCCTTCGGCGACCTCTCCGTGCTGGCCGCCTCCTTCAACCAGCTGCTGCGGACCGTCACGAGGATGCGCGAGCGGCAGGGGCGGCTCGTCGCCGACGCCGGTCACGAGCTGCGCACACCCCTCACGAGCCTCACCACCAACGTCGACCTGCTCTCCTCCGACCTGCAGAAGGGCCACCTCAGCGAGGCCCAGCGCAGCCAGATCCTCGGCGACGTCCGGGCGCAGCTGGGCGAGCTCACCGACCTGGTCGGCGACCTCGTGCAGCTCTCCCGCGACGACGCGGCGGGCGCGTTCGTCCCGCTCGACCTGCGCGACGTGGTCCAGGCCGCGGTGGAGCGCGTCCGGCGGCGGGCGGCGGACCGGACCTTCGACGTCGTCCTCGACGAGTTCCACGTCGTGGGGGACGCGGCCGGGCTCGAGCGCACGGTGACCAACCTGCTCGACAACGCGGTGAAGTGGAGCCCGGCGGGCAGCACGATCCGGGTCCGTCTCGAGGGCAACCGGCTGCGCGTCGCCGACTCGGGCCCGGGGATCGCCGAGGCGGACCTGCCCTACGTCTTCGACCGCTTCTTCCGCGGCTCCTCGGCGCGCCGGACGCCGGGGACCGGCCTGGGGCTCTCGATCGTGGCCAAGACGGTCGAGGACCACGGGGGCACCGTGACCGCGGGCCGCTCGGACGACGGCGGCGCGGAGTTCACCGTCCAGCTGCCGGGTGTCACCCACGTCGACGCGATACCCGCCGTCCTGGTGCCCGCCGCCGTCGGCTGA
- a CDS encoding class E sortase: MSIESPERSPEPPTRAPRARASTAVGVGLLVLGLACLGWLAYAYFGTNVVSERSFDKEASGLRSQWSSPAPPRSKPTTEVAGQEQETVVPGSAIALLRVPRFGASYEVPVVAGTALPDLARGVGHYDGTAGPGEIGNFALAGHRITHGQPFARLLELRKGDQVVVETRDAVLTYVMDTSPADLTVKETAGWVLDPVPDQPGATPTRALLTLTTCQDLFHSPDRSVGFGHLESTRNK; the protein is encoded by the coding sequence GTGAGCATCGAATCCCCCGAGCGATCTCCGGAGCCGCCCACCCGCGCCCCGCGGGCGCGCGCCTCGACCGCCGTCGGCGTCGGGCTGCTCGTCCTCGGGCTGGCCTGCCTCGGGTGGCTGGCGTACGCCTACTTCGGCACGAACGTCGTCTCCGAGCGCTCCTTCGACAAGGAGGCGAGCGGGCTGCGGTCCCAGTGGTCCTCGCCGGCCCCGCCCCGCTCGAAGCCCACGACCGAGGTCGCCGGGCAGGAGCAGGAGACCGTCGTCCCGGGCAGCGCGATCGCCCTGCTGCGGGTGCCCCGCTTCGGGGCGTCGTACGAGGTGCCCGTCGTCGCCGGCACCGCGCTGCCCGACCTCGCCCGCGGGGTCGGGCACTACGACGGCACGGCTGGACCGGGGGAGATCGGCAACTTCGCGCTCGCCGGGCACCGCATCACCCACGGGCAGCCCTTCGCGCGGCTGCTCGAGCTGCGCAAGGGCGACCAGGTCGTGGTCGAGACCCGGGACGCGGTGCTGACCTACGTGATGGACACCTCGCCCGCCGACCTCACGGTGAAGGAGACCGCGGGCTGGGTCCTCGACCCCGTGCCCGACCAGCCCGGAGCGACCCCGACCCGGGCGCTGCTCACCCTGACGACGTGCCAGGACCTCTTCCACTCCCCCGACCGCTCCGTCGGCTTCGGGCACCTGGAGAGCACGCGCAACAAGTAG
- a CDS encoding glycoside hydrolase family 3 N-terminal domain-containing protein encodes MEPSTDAAQDDRGAVEARVEELLARLTLEEKAGQLTQLFSFGSAVDPGSDASATIGVAEDPNASVEEALARAGVGSLLFVTDPAETNRLQRLALEGGRHGIPLLFGFDVIHGLRTILPVPIALAASWDPVTIERGQAVAAREARAVGIHWTFAPMVDIARDPRWGRIVEGAGEDPFLGAAVAAAQVRGFQGGGIGTPERLVAGPKHFAGYGYGVGGRDYDEVSLSDHELHNVVLPPFAAAIEAGAGNVMTAYMDVNGVPATGNTWLLDDVLRGELGFDGFLVSDANAVRNLMTHGFATDLTDAGVRGLRAGVDLEMAVSDPAYAHLPEAVRAGLLDEADLDACVRRVLAVKLRLGLFDDPYVHEGRAAEVLADPAHRDVARLAAERSAVLLRNEGSLLPLSPDALGRVAVLGPLADSRRDTIGPWVFDHDNDETVTVLAGLRARLGDGTQVDFAPGVRPGQRTFPSMFDMWGDNAPVDPEGFDDEAELQRAVDLAAAAEVAVVVVGEWQNMIGEAASRSSLELPGRQLELLQRVVATGTPTVAVVMNGRPLDLRWAAEHVPAILDVWYPGSQGGAAVANLLVGDAVPGGRLPFTWPRTVGQVPMYYAHTISHEPANQSRRYWDEESTPLFVFGHGLSYAPFSYADLTLGATSVGLEDTVSVSVAVTNDGDRDAEEVVQLYLHQRSGRSSRPVRLLKGFERVAVGAGQTRTVTFGVGPEHRRYWNAVEHGWVVDASTFDVWVGGSSAADLTASFEVTA; translated from the coding sequence GTGGAGCCGAGCACGGACGCAGCGCAGGACGACCGCGGAGCGGTCGAGGCCCGGGTCGAGGAGCTGCTCGCGCGGCTCACCCTCGAGGAGAAGGCCGGGCAGCTCACCCAGCTGTTCTCGTTCGGCAGCGCGGTCGACCCGGGGTCCGACGCCAGTGCGACGATCGGGGTCGCCGAGGACCCGAACGCATCGGTCGAAGAAGCCCTGGCCCGGGCGGGCGTGGGGTCGCTCCTCTTCGTCACCGACCCGGCCGAGACCAACCGCCTGCAGCGCCTCGCGCTGGAGGGCGGCCGGCACGGCATCCCGCTGCTGTTCGGCTTCGACGTGATCCACGGCCTGCGCACGATCCTGCCGGTCCCGATCGCCCTCGCCGCGTCGTGGGACCCGGTGACCATCGAGCGCGGCCAAGCCGTCGCCGCCCGGGAGGCCCGCGCCGTCGGCATCCACTGGACCTTCGCCCCCATGGTCGACATCGCCCGCGACCCCCGCTGGGGCCGCATCGTCGAGGGCGCCGGCGAGGACCCCTTCCTGGGCGCGGCCGTCGCCGCCGCACAGGTCCGCGGCTTCCAGGGCGGGGGCATCGGCACCCCGGAGCGCCTCGTCGCCGGGCCCAAGCACTTCGCCGGCTACGGCTACGGCGTCGGCGGCCGCGACTACGACGAGGTCAGCCTCTCCGACCACGAGCTCCACAACGTCGTCCTGCCGCCCTTCGCCGCGGCGATCGAGGCGGGCGCGGGGAACGTGATGACGGCGTACATGGACGTCAACGGCGTGCCCGCGACGGGCAACACCTGGCTGCTCGACGACGTCCTGCGGGGCGAGCTCGGCTTCGACGGCTTCCTCGTCAGCGACGCCAACGCCGTGCGCAACCTGATGACCCACGGCTTCGCCACCGACCTGACCGACGCCGGCGTCCGCGGCCTGCGGGCCGGGGTCGACCTCGAGATGGCCGTCTCCGACCCCGCGTACGCCCACCTGCCGGAGGCGGTCCGCGCCGGGCTGCTCGACGAGGCCGACCTCGACGCCTGCGTACGGCGGGTGCTCGCGGTCAAGCTCCGGCTCGGGCTCTTCGACGACCCGTACGTGCACGAGGGCCGCGCCGCCGAGGTGCTCGCGGACCCGGCCCACCGCGACGTCGCGCGCCTGGCCGCGGAGCGCAGCGCGGTGCTGCTGCGCAACGAGGGTTCGCTGCTGCCGCTCTCCCCCGACGCACTCGGCCGCGTCGCCGTGCTCGGCCCGCTGGCCGACTCCCGGCGCGACACCATCGGGCCCTGGGTCTTCGACCACGACAACGACGAGACCGTGACCGTCCTGGCCGGGCTGCGCGCCCGGCTGGGCGACGGCACGCAGGTCGACTTCGCGCCGGGCGTCCGGCCCGGGCAGCGGACCTTCCCCTCGATGTTCGACATGTGGGGCGACAACGCGCCCGTCGATCCCGAGGGCTTCGACGACGAGGCGGAGCTCCAGCGTGCGGTCGACCTGGCCGCCGCGGCCGAGGTCGCCGTGGTGGTCGTCGGCGAGTGGCAGAACATGATCGGCGAGGCGGCGTCACGCTCCTCGCTCGAGCTGCCCGGCCGGCAGCTCGAGCTGCTGCAGCGCGTCGTCGCCACCGGCACCCCGACGGTCGCGGTGGTCATGAACGGCCGCCCGCTCGACCTGCGCTGGGCCGCCGAGCACGTGCCCGCGATCCTCGACGTCTGGTACCCCGGCAGCCAGGGCGGCGCGGCCGTCGCGAACCTGCTCGTCGGCGACGCCGTGCCCGGCGGCCGGCTGCCGTTCACGTGGCCGCGCACGGTCGGCCAGGTGCCGATGTACTACGCCCACACGATCTCCCACGAGCCCGCCAACCAGTCCCGGCGCTACTGGGACGAGGAGAGCACCCCGCTCTTCGTCTTCGGCCACGGGCTCTCGTACGCGCCCTTCTCCTACGCCGACCTGACGCTCGGCGCCACGTCGGTCGGGCTGGAGGACACGGTGTCGGTCTCGGTCGCCGTGACCAACGACGGCGACCGCGACGCCGAGGAGGTCGTGCAGCTGTACCTGCACCAGCGCAGCGGCCGGTCGTCGCGCCCGGTGCGCCTGCTGAAGGGCTTCGAGCGGGTCGCGGTCGGCGCCGGGCAGACCCGGACCGTCACCTTCGGGGTGGGCCCGGAGCACCGGCGCTACTGGAATGCGGTGGAGCATGGCTGGGTGGTCGACGCCTCGACGTTCGACGTGTGGGTCGGCGGCAGCTCGGCGGCCGACCTGACCGCGTCCTTCGAGGTCACCGCCTGA
- a CDS encoding TIGR04282 family arsenosugar biosynthesis glycosyltransferase — translation MTPEPARAPSPATSPATYVVLAKAPVPGEVKTRLTSAYSPHEAAALAAAALLDSLDAVRAAAGLAGPGGAHLVCALTGDLDRAAAPAALRTGLEGFRVVDQRGEGLAERIAAAHADAAAGTAGEHDGPTVQIGMDTPHADPAVLARAAARVGEPDGADAVLGLAEDGGWWLLALRRPADASLLRDVPMSTVRTGELTRAALEAGGLRVEEAPPLSDVDEPDDVLAVARLCPQTRFAALAGVLGGRTAVPA, via the coding sequence GTGACCCCCGAACCCGCACGCGCCCCGTCGCCCGCCACGTCGCCCGCCACGTACGTCGTGCTGGCCAAGGCGCCGGTGCCCGGAGAGGTGAAGACCCGGCTCACGAGCGCGTACTCCCCGCACGAGGCCGCGGCGCTCGCGGCCGCCGCCCTGCTCGACAGCCTGGACGCCGTCCGCGCGGCGGCGGGGCTGGCCGGCCCCGGGGGCGCCCACCTGGTCTGCGCGCTGACCGGCGACCTCGACCGGGCGGCCGCACCGGCCGCGCTGCGCACCGGGCTGGAGGGCTTCCGGGTCGTGGACCAGCGCGGCGAGGGGCTCGCCGAGCGGATCGCCGCGGCCCACGCGGACGCTGCTGCGGGCACCGCCGGAGAGCACGACGGACCCACGGTGCAGATCGGCATGGACACCCCGCACGCCGACCCGGCCGTGCTCGCGCGGGCGGCTGCGCGCGTCGGCGAGCCCGACGGCGCGGACGCGGTCCTCGGGCTCGCCGAGGACGGGGGCTGGTGGCTCCTCGCGCTGAGGCGTCCGGCCGACGCGTCGCTGCTGCGGGACGTGCCGATGTCCACGGTGCGGACCGGCGAGCTCACCCGGGCCGCGCTCGAGGCGGGCGGGCTGCGCGTGGAGGAGGCGCCCCCGCTCTCCGACGTGGACGAGCCCGACGACGTCCTCGCCGTGGCGCGGCTGTGCCCGCAGACGCGCTTCGCCGCGCTGGCCGGCGTCCTCGGCGGGCGGACGGCGGTGCCCGCGTGA
- a CDS encoding LysE family translocator, whose protein sequence is MLAVLLFVIVATVSPGGATALATASGARFGVRRSLPLVLGIAVGLASLAVAASLGLAGVLFRVPHVELVVRVLGTAYLLRLAWQTAHGDAPREAELAGPRRFRAGVLLLWLNPKGWAMTLSAAGAFAGAADGPVRLAALLGATFLAGATVSQLLWCTLGGALGRVLTRPWQWRTLNVALAVLLVASVVPLWVEGS, encoded by the coding sequence GTGCTCGCCGTCCTGCTCTTCGTCATCGTCGCGACCGTGTCCCCCGGCGGGGCCACCGCCCTCGCCACGGCCTCGGGCGCCCGCTTCGGCGTACGCCGGTCGCTGCCCCTGGTGCTGGGCATCGCGGTCGGGCTGGCGAGCCTGGCCGTCGCCGCGTCGCTCGGCCTCGCCGGGGTGCTGTTCCGCGTCCCCCACGTCGAGCTCGTCGTCCGGGTGCTCGGCACGGCGTACCTGCTCCGGCTGGCGTGGCAGACAGCGCACGGCGACGCTCCGCGCGAGGCCGAGCTCGCCGGTCCGCGGCGCTTCCGGGCCGGCGTGCTGCTGCTCTGGCTCAACCCCAAGGGCTGGGCGATGACGCTCAGCGCGGCGGGCGCGTTCGCCGGGGCGGCGGACGGGCCGGTCCGCCTGGCCGCCCTGCTGGGCGCGACGTTCCTCGCCGGCGCCACCGTGTCGCAGCTCCTCTGGTGCACCCTCGGCGGCGCGCTCGGGCGGGTGCTGACGCGGCCCTGGCAGTGGCGCACGCTCAACGTCGCCCTCGCCGTGCTCCTCGTCGCCTCCGTGGTGCCGCTCTGGGTCGAGGGTTCCTGA